Proteins co-encoded in one Chitinophagales bacterium genomic window:
- a CDS encoding DUF302 domain-containing protein has translation MSYFISKEFTRTSVTAIRPKVEDALKTEGFGVLTEIDIQATMKKKLDKDYLPHLIWGACNPVFADKVLSVDQHISLMLPCNVSIRALGNEEIEVAMIDPLEAMKAIGSPAIEVYAKEVSDKLNKVLENI, from the coding sequence ATGAGCTATTTTATTTCAAAAGAATTTACAAGAACATCGGTAACTGCAATTCGCCCAAAAGTTGAAGATGCGTTAAAAACGGAAGGATTTGGCGTACTGACGGAAATTGATATTCAGGCAACCATGAAGAAAAAATTGGATAAGGATTATTTACCTCATCTTATTTGGGGTGCCTGCAATCCTGTTTTTGCAGACAAAGTACTTTCTGTAGATCAACATATCAGTTTGATGCTGCCCTGTAATGTGTCTATTCGTGCGTTGGGAAATGAAGAAATTGAAGTGGCAATGATTGACCCTTTAGAAGCAATGAAGGCAATTGGAAGCCCTGCTATTGAAGTGTATGCCAAGGAGGTAAGCGATAAATTAAATAAGGTTTTAGAAAACATTTAA
- a CDS encoding ferritin family protein, which produces MNAETNKAASGAELIHANNHKVVLVRMGESIPQITPEFSVKSTIENLKESIDGESYEFNTMYPEFIKNANAAGNYMAQISLTYAYKVEQKHRDFYMEALAALEAGTDNTLAKIYYLCPTCGNTYATTAPARCEISMTDSKLFIKVTSL; this is translated from the coding sequence ATCAATGCGGAAACCAATAAAGCTGCTTCTGGCGCTGAATTAATTCACGCTAATAATCACAAAGTAGTTTTAGTCAGAATGGGGGAAAGCATACCTCAAATTACGCCTGAATTTTCGGTAAAATCGACCATTGAGAATTTAAAAGAATCAATTGACGGAGAGAGTTATGAGTTCAATACGATGTATCCAGAGTTTATTAAAAATGCAAATGCTGCTGGAAATTATATGGCTCAGATAAGTTTGACGTATGCGTATAAAGTAGAGCAAAAGCATCGGGATTTTTATATGGAAGCTTTGGCAGCTCTTGAAGCAGGTACAGACAATACCCTTGCAAAAATTTACTACTTATGCCCTACTTGTGGAAATACCTATGCAACTACTGCGCCTGCTCGTTGCGAAATTTCTATGACAGATTCAAAGTTGTTTATTAAGGTGACGAGTTTATAA